A DNA window from Daucus carota subsp. sativus chromosome 3, DH1 v3.0, whole genome shotgun sequence contains the following coding sequences:
- the LOC108211661 gene encoding uncharacterized protein LOC108211661 encodes MGKAEKKTEELDVKDVHLKLLDDLVNVNSLLTIAVFVGLSLATPDIKSLDSRHECRAGPREAKKLVLSEVIAFSCFLLSSIVAKVLKLHLYLDGVGSYAFTRPHLDLKEFMLALSACASVAGIVSVSLSIVYIIEIRVGLLSCGCAESTVAVVVLGVLVGFALLIYVVSVAIAIYASYKSDHKSDDEKPENGENTNGQKSPTTENLTKQV; translated from the coding sequence ATGGGTAAAGCCGAAAAGAAGACAGAAGAACTTGATGTAAAAGATGTTCATCTAAAACTCCTGGATGATCTTGTCAACGTGAATTCCCTACTCACTATAGCTGTATTTGTGGGCTTATCCTTGGCTACGCCAGACATTAAGAGCCTGGATTCGAGACACGAGTGTCGTGCAGGTCCTAGAGAAGCCAAAAAGCTTGTTCTCTCTGAAGTTATCGCATTTTCTTGCTTCCTCTTGTCAAGCATTGTTGCCAAGGTACTTAAGCTTCATCTCTACCTTGACGGAGTTGGTAGTTATGCCTTCACGAGGCCTCATCTTGATTTGAAGGAGTTCATGTTAGCGTTATCTGCATGCGCGTCAGTTGCTGGGATAGTTTCGGTGTCTCTTTCAATTGTGTACATAATTGAAATTCGAGTCGGGTTGCTCTCGTGTGGGTGTGCAGAATCCACGGTTGCCGTGGTGGTTCTTGGCGTGCTTGTTGGGTTTGCTTTGCTCATTTATGTTGTTTCAGTGGCTATAGCCATTTACGCTTCTTATAAAAGTGACCATAAAAGTGACGATGAGAAGCCTGAAAATGGAGAAAACACAAACGGCCAAAAGTCCCCGACCACTGAGAACTTGACGAAGCAGGTTTAg
- the LOC108213250 gene encoding uncharacterized protein LOC108213250, with protein MGNEEKKKEDLDVKEVHLKLLDDLVNVNSLLTIAVFVGLSLATPDIKSLDSRRECRSGPREAKRLILCEVIAFSCFLLSSIVAKVLKLHLYLDGVGNYSFTSPNLDLKEFMLALSACASVAGIVSVSLSIVYIIEIRVGKLSCGCAESTAAVVVLGVLVGFALLIYVVSVAIAIYASYKSDHKKPENGENENVLKSPSTKDLPKEV; from the coding sequence ATGGGTAACgaggaaaagaagaaagaagatcttGATGTAAAAGAAGTTCATCTAAAACTCCTGGATGATCTTGTCAACGTGAATTCACTACTCACTATAGCCGTATTTGTGGGCTTATCCTTGGCTACGCCAGACATTAAAAGCCTGGATTCGAGACGAGAGTGTCGCTCAGGTCCTAGAGAAGCCAAAAGGCTGATTCTCTGTGAAGTTATCGCATTTTCTTGCTTCCTCTTGTCAAGCATCGTTGCCAAGGTACTTAAGCTTCATCTCTACCTTGACGGAGTTGGTAATTATTCCTTCACGAGTCCGAATCTTGATTTGAAGGAATTCATGTTAGCGTTATCTGCATGCGCGTCAGTTGCTGGGATTGTTTCGGTGTCTCTTTCGATTGTGTACATAATTGAAATTCGAGTCGGCAAATTGTCATGTGGGTGTGCAGAATCCACTGCTGCCGTGGTGGTTCTTGGCGTACTTGTTGGGTTTGCTTTGCTCATTTATGTTGTTTCAGTTGCTATAGCCATTTACGCTTCTTATAAAAGTGACCATAAGAAGCCTGAAAATGGAGAAAATGAAAACGTCCTCAAGTCCCCGAGTACTAAGGACTTGCCAAAGGAAGTTTAG